The DNA region GAAAAACTATTATGAGGAAAGTATCAAGGAAATATCTGATACAGATTGCTCTTACAGTACAATATCGCATTTAACTGTTTTTACATTTTCGAAACGGTTCTCCTTTTCAGACCATATGCTCCGTTATTGCTGCCGTCCAGCACTATCTCTACACTTCTCTTTACACTTGGATGTTGATTGAAGCAATAAACCTTTACTTGAAGATGGTGAAGGTTTTCACTTTTGGAAAGCCATATGCAACATACAGCTTGATTGGATGGGGTAAAGTAATGAATCGATTTTAAATAGGAGAATTGCTTGACAGTGCTACGTTATAACTCTGTGAAAATACATTAGCTTTGCTGTGGTCTTATTGgctttaaaaatcaaataaagttcGTCAATCGTGATTCGTCAGTTTCAATAAATTGGTCTTTCTATCCGGTTCCTAACAATAgcccattttacagttgcgtgcttggttaccaagcctttgaacaggcGTGAAGCTAAGGGTGACCATGTTACGATACAAACGTTGctacttttcaaatgtaaaatactttgttatcatgctcactagatactggtctctgtCACAAGAAGGTTACTTgttcagcctcactccaaattgaaggcttggcaactaagtagACAATTGGAAAATGGCCTATTGCAGtgttgtttaaaatgttttttttctcttaatatATAGGCGTACCAGGGGTTCTTGTTGCCTTGATGGCAGCAATCCAGCCTTCAACATACGACATGAGTACAATTTTGTATAAAGACATCACGTGTGGAACGCTCAAACTCAGGGGGACCGAGGAAAGAGAAAGGTATCTCACTCAGTGGAAGAAAAAAGTAGATAAAATGAAGTAAACAACTACATCGAGTCCATAGTGAATCACAGTAATAATCTATggtataaaaattgcaattcatATATGTGTTTTCACTGAAGAGAGACATGACGATGCGACGATATCAGATGTTGTATTCAACGTAGTCAGACGAAAACCTTGACGGTCGAATGACACTGAGAATTATTTGTTGTAGCAGACAAATACGGAAATGTGACAAAACTGTAACGTAGGAAGATGATTTCTAGATGCCTTCCTTGtaatcaaaaaggaaaatgctTCTTTCAGGAGTTAAATCGTTAACTATCTTCGTTTTCTAAACAGCTATGCTCCCCAATGAAGGCTCATTCAAACCGAATATAAAGATCTACATACAACTTCTTACCAACTTAACTTCCTTGTCCGTGTAAACTGATGATTTCAATGTTTATGGTTTCAGATGTTGGCTCAACGGAAGTATCTGGAAATTCAAAGGACCCGTGCTCGCCatgcttttggtaaattttgaagtcatcGTTGCCCTCCAATAAAAGAACATATATAGTACTCGAAAAACTTTTGAGCGTAATTTTGGGTATTCATCGTCCTCTTTTAACTCTCCCTGTGGTGgacttaaataaaatttaatgttATCCTAAgaagtttaaaaacttttgcTCTGGCTGTTTTCTGTAGAAATcttaaaaatcacaaatttatTAACAGTGCAGGATTCgctaaaacaatttcaaaatttttaaagaaacttaaaaatgttttttctgaAAGGTCGCGTTTTGCTTTGTTGGCTTTGTTCCCTAATCGGCTgcgtttgaaattttgaaagagcCTTCAATCTTTACTTTAAACACTGCTCAAAGATGCATTTAAGAATTAAGGGCATATAGCTATTAGAGCCTGGACTCTTAAAGTCACGTGCAATAACCAAGTATCAGGCCGTAGTTCTCTCCAAAATAAGttctaaaacattttaaaacagtaTTTTTCAATGTCTGAAGCTCAACCAATGTTATTTCTTCATAGCCTTGACTTGAAGTCGGAATcttatttaacaatttttttttatttgaggcTCCGATTGAAACTGTAATGATTCTGTGTTTTCATAAATTCTTTTTGCCGTCACTGATGACGGCAATGTGAATGTCTTCAATCCAAACATTAGGCTTCTAAATCAATGGCTGCTCTGCACTTGTGGgtaaattttgtttcgttccttGTCGTCTGTGATAAGAGAGGAGAATGACTGAGTTCGCAACCTTTGGCATGATACTTGATACTTCATCAGACGTTTAGAGGAGATGGTGGCAACACTTTTCACCCTTTGAACTTAGAATAGCGGTAACGTCCAATCTTGGCATGTTTAACATTAACAAAAGGGTATGTCTTCTGTTATCGTAATGACGTCTGTCTTTTGCCTCCTATTCAGACAAACCTTGCGATCTTTGTTATTGTTCTGCGAGTGAGCTTTGGGAGGATTGGAAGCACAAGTTATGTGCAGACCACCAGGTAAATACATGTGGTTGCCTTAAGTGTTTTTTATAAGCTTCTTTTTATGTGTATTTCGTTAATCTTCTACATTTTTACTTATGGAGGAaggtacaatttttttccacagtGATTTGTTTACTTACGACAGTGGGAAAAAAGCGCATGAAAAAGCGAGCAGaagactatactatactattATAGTTAGAATGTTAAAATTGAGTTAATGCTAGGTTTAAGGTTAATGTACTCCATCTTCACCACTAAGAAGGTTCTAACTCAAGTGCAATTGAATGAATCGCGAAAggcttttctttctctccaggaaaGGACTAAAGGCTATCTTCGCTTTGCTTCCATTGCTGGGTGTGACATTTTTGCTGGGCTTCTTTGTTGATTGTCATGTTGCTGTGGAATACGCCTTTGTGTTATTGAATTCAATTCAGGTAAAGTGTATGACGGGATTAGATATTATTCCTGTTTTTTTGGTTACTTTTCATGTGGCTTCGAATTCTTAGTCTTAAAAAtgggtgaaaagaaaaataagggAGACGCAGcaataaataacaaaggaaaGATGTACGAGGATACTTTGTCGTAAGTGggagtaaaaaagaaaataaataatccCCATAACGATTCGCAATCCAtcgaaaaaaacatacaaagCCATTCAGAAGAGAGGTATTAACGATACAACCACCTCAGGATGAATTAGTGGCTAAGGGCGTGTTACCTATGAAGTACGCAATGGCTGTACGGTTTTAGACAGATAGAGTGACAACAAAACAGAGCCTGTGCATAGTGTCGGGCACTCATTTATTGGAAAAACTCTCtaactttattctttttaaaaaatgttaggGTGTGCTGTTCTTTATCTGTCACTGTGTACTCGATGATCAGGTGAGTATAAATGCTGAtatcaattttatcatttatctaCTGAGTTAGCTACATGTTGgtgttgctttatttttctgtgtttttgctttttgtttttttttt from Pocillopora verrucosa isolate sample1 chromosome 1, ASM3666991v2, whole genome shotgun sequence includes:
- the LOC131786941 gene encoding adhesion G-protein coupled receptor D1-like, which gives rise to MKHDQALNTLETTLMSISMTAEVVSLALLAVIRVSKSERIFVHKNLLMSLAFGQLVYILDMNIFPSRNLHHTICSVIAAVQHYLYTSLYTWMLIEAINLYLKMVKVFTFGKPYATYSLIGWGVPGVLVALMAAIQPSTYDMSTILYKDITCGTLKLRGTEERERCWLNGSIWKFKGPVLAMLLTNLAIFVIVLRVSFGRIGSTSYVQTTRKGLKAIFALLPLLGVTFLLGFFVDCHVAVEYAFVLLNSIQGVLFFICHCVLDDQVRNAMNKMLRKRKRVHSLQQYKQEPEKATGMASKKTAGDVVSP